The DNA sequence AGGGCATTTCTTCAGCGATGCTTTCCATGTATGCCTTTGGAGACAGACCCGTAATATGGTCAACACTTTTCCCTTCTTTTTCTGCTTCAATTAAGTGGTCGGTTAATTCTTCAATCACCTCATTGATTTCAGCTTCCTTTTTGCCGCTTGAGAATAGGTACAACCGCAAATCTTCAAGAAATTCCTGACTCTTTTTTGTTAGTTCCATTTTGTTACTCTCCTTTTGTTTTAGTATCTTGTAAAACAAGGGTGACGCTGTTGGATAAGACATTCCATCGTTCTTGAAATTCAGCTAGCTCTTCGTAACCTTTGTCAGTTAATGTGTAGTACTTTCTTTTTGGCCCTGCTGGGGATGGTTTTGTTATTGTGAAGACGAGCTTTTCCTTTTGTAAGCGAAGCAGAATCGGATAAATGCTTCCTTCGCTGACCATTTTAAACCCGTATGCATCTAGCTTTTCAATCATTTCATAGCCATAGGTTTCACCTTTTGAAATAATCGCTAGCAAGCAGCCTTCTAATATTCCTTTAAGCATTTGTGATGTCGTCATCGATTCGTGTACCCCTTTTCAGCTATCTTGTAAAGCAAGATAGGAGGTTAAAATAAAACTTGTAGCTATTATGCAATACAAGATAGTTATACAATATCAGGAAATCACAAAGATTTCAATAGGCAAATGAAAAATTTACAAAAATAGGATTGACAAGATAAGGCTGGAGGAGTAGATTATAATCAATTCATTTTTTAAAAATAATAAATGCCTTTTATTCGCTAAATCCATTGTGAGCGGGGGAACCAATTTAGGTAGAATAGTTCTCTACCTTGGGGTGAATCTTATGTATAAGAGGGGATACTCTATGTCCCTAATCCGACAGCTAACCTCGTCAGCGTTTTAGAGGAAGGTCAAAGACTTACCTTTAGACCATTTTTTTGTGATGGTCTTTTATGCGTTATATTAGGCAGCCAAAAGGAGAAACGGAGAAACATGAAAAAACAATTTGCAGTAATTGGTCTAGGTCGATTTGGAAGTAGTGTCTGTAAAGAGCTTTATAAATTAGGACATGAGGTCCTGGCGATTGATTCGAACGAAGACCGGGTCAATGCGATAACGAATCACGCTACACATTCGGTGATTGCCAACGGTACCGATGAAAACACATTAAATTCACTTGGAATCCGCAACTTTGAGCATGTCGTTGTAGCCATTGGCGATAACATTCAGTCTAGTATCCTTTGTACCTTGTTACTGAAGGAAATTGGTGTCCCGCAAGTATGGGTTAAAGCCCAAAATCATTACCACCACCGTGTCCTAGAAAAAATTGGAGCTGACCGAATCGTTCATCCTGAAAAAGATATGGGAATTCGAATTGCTCAGCATTTAGTGTCTGAAAAGATTATCGACTATATCGAGCTTTCTGAAGACTATAGTATTGTT is a window from the Bacillus alkalicellulosilyticus genome containing:
- a CDS encoding potassium channel family protein, translated to MKKQFAVIGLGRFGSSVCKELYKLGHEVLAIDSNEDRVNAITNHATHSVIANGTDENTLNSLGIRNFEHVVVAIGDNIQSSILCTLLLKEIGVPQVWVKAQNHYHHRVLEKIGADRIVHPEKDMGIRIAQHLVSEKIIDYIELSEDYSIVELIASEKVAEKSLIETNIRAKYGCTILAIKQGEDINISPLPNEIIKQNDILIVIGHKNDLKRFEEEGL
- a CDS encoding PadR family transcriptional regulator, which translates into the protein MTTSQMLKGILEGCLLAIISKGETYGYEMIEKLDAYGFKMVSEGSIYPILLRLQKEKLVFTITKPSPAGPKRKYYTLTDKGYEELAEFQERWNVLSNSVTLVLQDTKTKGE